The DNA segment TACACCTCGCCCATTTCATCCTATTGATGATTTGAGTATTGAAGTTGATGGTGGTATTAATAGTTCGATTTGGATTTCGAGCAGCCCCACCAACTGGTAAACACAAGTAAAAGCAAACGCCGACATGAATTTCATGTCGGCGTTTTTATATCGATCAGAAAGGCAGGAGCCGACACGAAACCGTGTCGGCTCTTTTTGTTTTAAGCGTTTGGCACAAATTCCAGTTTTAGCTGCATGCCAAGAGCGACTGCAAGGCGCTGCAAGGTTTTGATCGAGGGATTGGCCGTACCATTCTCCATGCGACTGATATCTGCTTGGGCAATGCCGGTCAGTTCCGATAACTGCTTCTGCGTTAGATGCTTCTTTTCCCTGGCATCCAAAAGCAAGCGAATTAACTGAAACTCCGGTTCCATTGCATCCCAGGCTTCTTTGAATGCAGGATCACTCATCTGTGCATTTAAAGTTTCACGATAGCTTTTTCCCATAGTAGTTACTCCTCTCTTTGCAAATATTCAGTGCGATATTTTCGGGCGAGTTCGATTTCAGAACGTGGCGTTTTTTGGGTTTTCTTAACAAAACCGTTCGTCAGAATAATCTTTCGGCCAACGACAAAGAAATATAGGATTCGCGTAATATCACTTCCTTGCTTGGCACGGATTTCGAAAATGCCGTCCTCTAATGATTTCGAGAATGGCTCGCGTAAAGCATTCCCTTTTTCGGCTAATAAGTCAAGAAGGTGAAATATTTTGGCACGCATTTTTACATCTTGGGCCAAAATAAATTCCTCTACGGGATAGGTTCCATCAGATTTTTGAAAATATTCCACTTCGAAATCGTACATAATATCCCCTCAAAAGTATGTGATATATCCTATATTCATTATATGTGATATATAACATATTGTCAAGTAATTTTGAAGATAATCAGAAGCGGTATTCGCTTTTGTTGAGATAGATACTTTGTAAAAAGGAGTGAGGTCCTAATGAAAATACCATGGCGATGGAAAGAAACTCTAAAACAAAATGTCGCACGCTTTCTGGTCGCCTGTATGATTGTGACCCTTATCCCGACTTCGGTCATCACAATGGCATCTGCCGCTCAGGTCGTTGTCAAGGATGAGGAAGAACTTCGTGAGGCATACGAAACAGTCAGTAATGGCGATATTATTCGCTTATCACACGACATTCAACTGAGCGAACCGTTGCAATGGGATCGGGATATCAGTATCACCATTGATGGCAGTGAGAATCTGTATAAAATCATGCCGTCGCCTGATTTTCCGACAGCACCGTATGAACAGCAGTTTTTAATCAATATCACAAAAACCGATGTTCATTTTTATCACATTATTATAAACGGTGACGGCCGAGTTGGCGGCATCAACATCTACAATGACTGCTCACAAGAACAGAATTACCATTTCGATGCGATGACAGTCGTAAATACTAATCGCGGTGCAGGCAATGGCAGCGGTGTTTCCATTTCTTCGTACAGTGATAGTGTGCCGGTGACCAATGGTTTTACGAACGTGAATTCCACCCATGTGGCCATTGATAATGGAACAATTTTTACCAATAACTATCTCGCTCCTGATGATAGCAGTAGTTTTGGCGCGGCGTTGTACACACGCGGTAATGTCCTGGTCAATATCGATGATGCAACCTTTAGTAACAATACAGCGTGCTCAGGCGGCGCGATCAGCCAGACCTATTCGTACATCACGATGACCAGTCAAACCGTGTTTACTGGAAACCGTGCCGGGCAGCGCGGCGGCGCGATCATCTGTAATGGTCCCCTGGTGATGGATGGCACACAGATCTCTGGCAATACATCCGACCAGTTCGGCGGCGCGATCTTTGTTGCGGCGCATACAGGCAACCATGGTCAGGTGGTCATGAAGAACGGCGCATCGATCACGGGCAATACCGCGAACAGCGCGGGCGGCGGTATGTACATTTCGGACGAAGCCGAGGTTTATCTGGATGAAGCATCGAACGGCCAGCCGATTTCTGTCACAAATAACCGTGTGCCCAGTGCAGGCGGGGCAGACAATGAGAAGAACAATATCTTTGTTGCGGCAGTTGGCGCAAAGCTGTATGTGGCGTCGGCGCATACAAAGGGCGAGATCGGCGTTTCCACGCAGAACCCGTATAAGAGCGAAGATCTTGTCTGGTCTACTACGACAGAAGCACTGAACACGACTCCGAACGGCTCCGCCAAGGGTCTGAATGGATGTTTGCAGCGCATGGGTGTGGCTACCTATCAGCCGTACAGTATCCAGACCAATTTCACGGAAGATCAGTATGCCCTGTTCGTTTATGACAGTGAAGTGTATCAGCTCGTGAAATCCACGACCGGCAACGACGCAATCATGCTGACCTACGGCGAAGCAGCGATTGTTTTCGATCTCAATCTGCCCGGGCAACCGGCTGAGGTGGTCGAAAAAGTTGCGGCTGGCGTGGTTATTAAGGTGCCTACTGTGCAGGACCAGACGGTCGGAAATACCAAATTCACTTTCCTGGGCTGGTATACGGAGCCAGATGGCGGCCAGAAGGTCACAACAGTAACAGGCCCCGAAGCGGGTATTGACGTTTACTATGCGCATTGGCAGGTTGAAAGCACCGGCGGCGGTGGCGGCGGTGGCAGCATTGGTACAGGCTCGCTGCGTATCGTGTATTTCGACCAGAATACTGGCAGCGGCGGTTTGACATCCGCTTATATCCTTGCCGGTGACTTTACGATTACCATCTATGACGATGAAGGTAATTCGGAAGAAAAGACGGTCACACTGCCGTTTGCATGGCCGGAAGACCCGGCGCGCAAGGGGTATGACTTCAAGGGCTGGGGTGATACGCCGGATGCGACTACACCGGTCAACACCAATATCATCCCGGATAATGGCGAAACCCTGTTTGCGATCTGGGAAGCGCATACCCATACGCTGACCTGGGACGCCAATGGCGGCCAGGGCGGAACGACAACAACGCAGAAGTATGACGAATTGATCGTACCGCCTGCCCAGGAGCCGACACGCGAAGGTTACACCTTTGGCGGCTGGTATATTGACCAGAAATGTACCGTGCCGATGTCCGGCGATATGACTGTAACCGGCGACCAGACATTCTATGCGTCCTGGTTGTCTGAAAAGGTTATCGTTACTTACTATGACAGCCGGGAAGGGACCTCCGTTGTCGGTACACAGGAATACAACTATGGCGATGTACTGAATCCGTTAGGACCGATCACCAATACGTCCGGACAGACCTTTGTACGGTGGGAAACAGAGGATGGCCAGGAGGCAACCGGCATTGGAGAACTGAACAATGCAGTTTTGACCTACCACAAGGGCAATAATGGTGATGATGTATCGTCGGCAGATGGATATTGGGTGCTGGATCTCTATGCAGTATGGGCCGAAGAAACCACCGACTATATTGCAACGATCAAGTGGAATGACCTCCAAAATAACGATGGATGCCGCCCGCAGTCGGTCAAGCTGGGGCTGATTAGTTCGGTCAATAATCGTTTGGTGGGCGAAGCCACGGTCCCGGATGATGGCACAGATGTACAGACGTATACGTTCACTGATCTGCCTATCACGACCGCAGATACGTCTGTTGAAAAGATCACATACAGCGTATTCCTGTTGGGATATACGGACGCAGATGGCACATACCGTGAGATCAAGGATACCGCAGCATCTTCCGGTGAGATCATCGGTTCGACCTCATCGAATTATGATGATGCTGTATTTACGACATATCGCTATGCCATCAATAACTATACCACCGGTGCGACGGCAGCCGAGTATTCCGGCTCCATCTTCCTGGATCACGATCTCATCACCACCGGCGATGATATCCAGTTCAGCATCCAGTGGGAAGATGAAAGCGATAACGACGGTAAGCGTCCGGGAGCTGTCACGCTGGTTTTGTACGCGGATGAAATCAAGGTAAAGGATAATCCGCTGCACAATTCGGACACAGGTGTTGTTAGTGCATCGACCTCGAATTGCAAGGTTTCTGACGATGGCAATGTGTGGACATATACATTTGAGGACTTCCAGAAATATAATGCTGGACAGGCAATCAACTATACCGTCGCAGTTACCAATCCGGACGAAACCACGAAATTCGACCTGAACGATTACTCTACGACGTATCTGAACAGCAAAAACGATGCAGTAGGCGATGCAAATGGCGCGATTATTTCCCGTGCAATCGAGTTAACGGATAAGACTGTAACGATTACATGGGATGATGAATCGAACCGTGATGGCATCCGCCCGGAAAATGTAGTCGTTACCCTATCGGCCTACCAGTGGAATAACAAAACATACCGCTGGGAAGAAATCATGGTTGATACCGCCGATGTAACGGGAGCCGATGATGAGGACACTTGGAGCTATACCTTTGAAGATGTAAAAAAATTCAATGGTGGCCAAGAGATTATCTATAAAGCGGCTATTACATCGGATCTCAATGCTCATATCCCGGTTGGTGCGAATCGCTACACGGCAGTGGCAAATGAGCTGGACATTGTAGTTTCCCATGATTGCAATGTAAAAAATGTGCCCGTTACCATTGAATGGGATGATGCGCAGAACACGGATAATATTCGTCCGTCCACAATTATTGTGCAGCTATACGCTGATGGCGTGCCTTTGGAGGGTGCCGCATATGCTCACCTTTTAAGTGGCAATCTGACAGCCGATACATGGGAGTACACGTTTGAGAATTTGCCTGTAAACCGTGCCGGTGAAGAAGGGCAGGAAATCGTGTATACCATTGCTGCTGAAGAAGCGGTTGAGGATTCTCTGTACGGGACATATATCTCCACTGCAAACGGCGAAGAAGAAGAAATTGTCCGTTACACGGCCAGCTACATGAGCGCAGCCGGAGAAACTACGGATGATCTCACCGAATCGGCGTATCCCTATGTGAAATTAACCCATGGAACGGATCAAGGTACGGTCAATCTGTATGCCAGCTGGCATGATGACCAGAACCGCGACGGTAAGCGACCGAGCAGCATTCAAGTGGATCTGTACAAGCAGGTCGGCAGCGAAAAGACATTTATCCAGACCTACACGGTAACAGCTGGGCGGGATAATTCGTGGACATACACGGTAAAGGGCTTGCCGCTGAACGAAGATGGCCAGAAAATTACCTATCTTGTTGATGTCAACGAGGATTTCCGTCAGCAGCTTGAAAAGAGTGGCTATACCTGTTCGATGGAAGGTAACACGGTCCATCTGTACTATACGCCGTCTGTGGGCTATGTTACTGGTCATATCAACTGGAACGATAATGGCAACAATGACAACCTGCGGCCGGACAGCGTAACTGCTACTCTGTATGCGAACGGCAAATCCACCGGGCAGACGCTTGAGCTGAACGCAGATAATGACTGGACGCAGACCTGGAAGGACGTTGATAGCTACTACAACAACAACGGTACCACCGGCACACCGGTCGTCTACACGATTGTTGTTGATGTGCCGGACGGCTACACGGTCAGCTATACGCCAGAGAGCACCACGACGGTCGATCCGCAGACCATCAACATTGACCTTGCTCATGGAGTAGATCAGCAGGCCCTGGAAGGCGCGATTTACTGGAATGATAGTGGCAATCAGGATGGCAAGCGACCGGATAGCGTAAATGTTCAGCTTTATGCGAATGGCGAAAAGGTTGTAGGAAAGACTGCTGATGTCACCGGCGAAGGAGATATCTGGACAGTCAATTTCTCCGGCCTTGACAAGTATCAGGATGGCGAGCTGATCGACTATACCATTCGGCTTAACGACGATACCGGTCGGACCTATGAGGCGTTGACCGCGGGCATGAATTTGTATTTGTCGTATAACGCAGCCGTTGCCGACATTGAAGTATCCTTCCGCTTTGACGATCGCAACAATGCGGACGGTGTGCGGCCGGATGCTCTGTATCTCAATCTTACCGCAGATGGCATGCCAATCGATGAGGCAGACTACAAGCGCACGGTTAATTTTGATACGGATGGCATGACGTGGACGTTTAGCGACCTTCCGGTCTACTCGACCAATGGCACAAAGATTGCCTATAACGCAGAGGTTGAGCTGTCTGCTGATTATGGTGCGACAGATTACACGGTAAAAACGTCGCGGGATGTTGAGCTTTCGGAAACGAACAGCA comes from the Intestinibacillus sp. Marseille-P6563 genome and includes:
- a CDS encoding helix-turn-helix domain-containing protein → MGKSYRETLNAQMSDPAFKEAWDAMEPEFQLIRLLLDAREKKHLTQKQLSELTGIAQADISRMENGTANPSIKTLQRLAVALGMQLKLEFVPNA
- a CDS encoding type II toxin-antitoxin system RelE/ParE family toxin yields the protein MYDFEVEYFQKSDGTYPVEEFILAQDVKMRAKIFHLLDLLAEKGNALREPFSKSLEDGIFEIRAKQGSDITRILYFFVVGRKIILTNGFVKKTQKTPRSEIELARKYRTEYLQREE